The following proteins come from a genomic window of Acidimicrobiia bacterium:
- a CDS encoding phosphotransferase has protein sequence LHARWQTPECILKPLLDQWGYEDSVIGDRIVAGESSEVYKLYEGSTGDLLGYLRIAHHELNYAEVVLMEECEEVGLPSVQVLRYGAYDCVQNGSNNRISITLLSPAKGINIEEGLDTGELESEVAQKAISNAGIELARIHRLSETSNSIADLVEREQDIFSRRKPSDYWSECLKGLEDIPGLEEFLQRVARNIEMLDVKFGEIIDNHPLVLTHADYDMKHLYCDPQTGEITSIIDFGEAHVSVSHADLVHWNTYSTESYPFFLEGYLGERFSVGSMYEGIFLNELDAAFAERVFLDELDVVFAVGQLKWAAGRVENGINAEAIHHLMKCVETCEGLSAGFPNFAEI, from the coding sequence ACCTTCACGCCAGATGGCAAACACCAGAATGCATATTGAAACCTTTACTCGATCAATGGGGTTACGAAGACTCCGTAATAGGAGATCGTATTGTTGCTGGTGAATCCAGCGAGGTATATAAATTATATGAAGGATCAACCGGCGATTTACTTGGCTATCTAAGAATTGCACATCACGAATTAAATTATGCCGAAGTGGTACTAATGGAAGAATGCGAAGAAGTAGGACTACCAAGTGTCCAAGTTTTGCGTTACGGAGCATACGATTGCGTACAAAATGGTTCAAATAATAGGATTAGCATCACCTTGCTTTCACCAGCTAAAGGAATAAATATCGAAGAAGGATTAGACACAGGAGAGCTCGAATCCGAGGTAGCACAAAAAGCAATTAGCAATGCTGGAATAGAGTTGGCAAGAATTCATAGACTGTCTGAAACGTCGAATTCAATAGCGGACTTAGTAGAAAGAGAACAGGACATATTCTCACGTCGAAAACCCAGCGACTATTGGTCTGAATGTTTAAAAGGTCTAGAAGACATACCAGGACTAGAAGAATTCTTGCAACGAGTAGCAAGAAACATCGAAATGCTCGATGTAAAATTCGGCGAAATTATCGACAATCATCCATTGGTTCTCACTCATGCAGACTACGATATGAAACATCTATATTGTGACCCACAAACAGGAGAAATTACTTCGATTATAGATTTTGGAGAAGCCCACGTAAGCGTTTCGCATGCCGACTTAGTCCACTGGAATACCTATTCAACAGAATCGTACCCATTTTTTTTAGAAGGCTACTTGGGTGAACGATTTAGCGTTGGTTCTATGTACGAAGGGATATTTCTAAATGAATTAGATGCTGCCTTTGCCGAAAGGGTATTCCTAGATGAATTAGACGTTGTTTTTGCCGTAGGTCAACTAAAATGGGCAGCCGGCCGTGTCGAAAACGGTATAAATGCGGAAGCTATACATCACCTTATGAAATGCGTTGAAACTTGCGAAGGGCTCTCTGCGGGCTTTCCAAATTTCGCAGAAATATAG
- a CDS encoding Fic family protein, producing the protein MSSRNSSNHTYIPELSFDSPLTNLIIDLDALRSVTTSGTTPSHIFAQLKYLFHILESIESARIEGNRTTIAEVMDYKQEHGDKPTEDERFKEIFNIEKALKFIDENVHENNIDASFISHLHTMVVDGLEREGSKTPGTLRLENVSISGSAHTPPEGMKVPELLDDLISFINTEQESKYDLLKIAISHHRFAWIHPFDNGNGRMARLVTYAMLIKFGFPLDAD; encoded by the coding sequence GTGTCAAGCAGGAACTCTAGTAATCATACATATATCCCCGAACTTTCTTTCGATTCACCCTTAACAAATCTTATTATAGACCTCGATGCATTACGCTCTGTAACCACCTCTGGAACAACGCCTAGTCATATATTTGCTCAATTAAAATATTTATTTCATATCCTCGAAAGTATAGAATCCGCAAGAATAGAAGGTAACAGAACAACAATTGCAGAAGTCATGGACTACAAACAGGAACATGGCGACAAACCAACAGAAGATGAACGATTTAAAGAAATTTTTAATATTGAAAAAGCGCTTAAATTCATTGATGAAAATGTTCACGAAAATAATATAGATGCAAGCTTTATTTCCCACCTACACACTATGGTTGTCGACGGGTTAGAACGAGAAGGGAGTAAAACTCCTGGAACTCTAAGACTTGAAAATGTGAGCATTTCCGGCTCGGCTCATACTCCACCTGAAGGAATGAAAGTACCTGAATTATTAGATGATCTAATAAGTTTTATAAACACTGAACAAGAATCAAAATACGATCTTTTGAAAATTGCGATATCTCACCACAGGTTTGCGTGGATACATCCTTTTGATAATGGTAACGGTCGCATGGCTAGGTTGGTGACCTATGCAATGCTTATCAAGTTTGGTTTTCCACTTGACGCTGATG
- a CDS encoding virulence RhuM family protein codes for MAELFGVESNTITYHLKEIFNSTELDKDSVTRKIRATVLGQKSYLTNFYNLVAIISVGYRVNSVQATGVTTTPKRVAIS; via the coding sequence ATGGCAGAGCTATTTGGCGTAGAGTCGAATACTATTACCTATCACCTCAAGGAGATTTTTAATAGCACTGAACTCGATAAAGACTCAGTTACTCGAAAAATTCGAGCAACTGTTTTAGGCCAAAAGTCCTATTTAACCAATTTCTATAATCTTGTTGCGATAATCTCTGTTGGTTATCGAGTAAATTCCGTACAAGCAACTGGGGTAACTACAACACCTAAACGTGTGGCAATAAGCTAA